A single Clavibacter nebraskensis NCPPB 2581 DNA region contains:
- the sufD gene encoding Fe-S cluster assembly protein SufD: MTTPLATTEAPVPADQHGARAHTDGGWANVPIQTRSERFTSTDVEAFEAVTGREAVWKLTPVRRLDDLISGQLDGSRYPVTSSESAGTSVSWIPRDDARVGTAGAPEDRAQANAWSSFGEALAIDVTGEERVTVTVGRSELGTAPRAAHTVITAAPFSRGVVILDNAGSASLAENVEIVVGDQAELTVVTVQQWDDEARHLAAHQAVVGRDAKLKHVVVTLGGSIVRVNPSAHLTNEGADGELLGVYFADAGQHLEQQVYVDHDAPNTRSRVTYKGALQGKGARTVWIGDVLIRRSAPGTDSYEQNRNLVLTDGTRADSVPNLEIETGDIVGAGHASATGRFDDEQLFYLQARGITEEEARRLVVRGFLSEIVQQIGVPDLEERLQSAIEAELSAPATGTVAR; this comes from the coding sequence ATGACGACCCCACTCGCCACCACAGAAGCCCCCGTCCCCGCCGACCAGCACGGCGCCCGAGCGCACACCGACGGAGGGTGGGCGAACGTCCCCATCCAGACGCGCTCCGAGCGCTTCACGTCCACGGACGTCGAGGCGTTCGAGGCCGTGACCGGCCGTGAGGCCGTCTGGAAGCTGACGCCCGTCCGCCGGCTCGACGACCTCATCTCCGGTCAGCTCGACGGGTCGCGCTACCCGGTCACCAGCTCCGAGTCCGCGGGCACGTCCGTCTCCTGGATCCCCCGGGACGACGCGCGCGTCGGCACCGCGGGAGCCCCCGAGGACCGCGCCCAGGCCAACGCCTGGTCGTCATTCGGCGAGGCCCTCGCCATCGACGTCACGGGGGAGGAGCGCGTCACCGTGACGGTCGGCCGCTCCGAGCTCGGGACCGCGCCGCGCGCCGCGCACACCGTCATCACGGCCGCGCCCTTCAGCCGCGGCGTCGTCATCCTCGACAACGCCGGGTCGGCGTCCCTCGCGGAGAACGTCGAGATCGTCGTCGGCGATCAGGCCGAGCTCACGGTCGTCACCGTGCAGCAGTGGGACGACGAGGCGCGCCACCTCGCGGCGCACCAGGCCGTCGTCGGCCGCGACGCGAAGCTCAAGCACGTGGTGGTGACGCTCGGCGGATCCATCGTCCGGGTCAACCCCTCCGCCCACCTCACCAACGAGGGCGCCGACGGCGAGCTCCTCGGCGTCTACTTCGCCGACGCGGGCCAGCACCTCGAGCAGCAGGTGTACGTCGACCACGACGCCCCGAACACCCGCAGCCGTGTGACCTACAAGGGCGCGCTGCAGGGGAAGGGCGCGCGCACGGTCTGGATCGGCGACGTCCTCATCCGCCGCTCCGCGCCCGGCACCGACAGCTACGAGCAGAACCGCAACCTCGTCCTCACGGACGGCACGCGCGCCGACTCGGTCCCGAACCTCGAGATCGAGACCGGCGACATCGTCGGCGCCGGTCACGCGAGCGCCACGGGCCGCTTCGACGACGAGCAGCTGTTCTACCTGCAGGCCCGCGGGATCACGGAGGAGGAGGCCAGGCGCCTCGTCGTCCGCGGCTTCCTCAGCGAGATCGTGCAGCAGATCGGCGTCCCCGACCTCGAGGAGCGGCTGCAGTCCGCCATCGAGGCCGAGCTGTCCGCCCCGGCTACCGGGACGGTCGCCCGATGA
- the sufB gene encoding Fe-S cluster assembly protein SufB, whose amino-acid sequence MSDVLIDRPELESLGQYEFGWSDSDVAGASAKRGISPQVVADISRRKEEPEWMLANRMKGYELFGKKPMPTWGADLSGIDFDNIKYFVRSTEKQAQTWEDLPDDIKNTYERLGIPEAERQRLVSGVAAQYESEVVFHSIQKELEDQGVIFMDTDTALREHPELFKEYFGTVIPAGDNKFAALNTAVWSGGSFVYVPKGVHVEIPLQAYFRINTENMGQFERTLIIADEGSYVHYIEGCTAPIYKSDSLHSAVVEIIVKKDARVRYTTIQNWSNNVYNLVTKRATAAEGATMEWIDGNIGSKVTMKYPSIYLMGERAKGETLSVAFAGPGQHQDAGAKMVHMAPYTQSSIVSKSIARGGGRAGYRGEIRVDAAAHHSANTVRCDALLVDTISRSDTYPTIDIRVDDVQLGHEATVSRVSEEQLFYLMSRGMPEDEAMAMIVRGFIEPIARELPMEYALELNKLIEMGMEGSVG is encoded by the coding sequence ATGTCAGATGTGCTCATCGACCGACCGGAGCTCGAGAGCCTGGGGCAGTACGAGTTCGGCTGGTCCGACTCGGACGTCGCCGGCGCCTCGGCCAAGCGCGGCATCTCCCCGCAGGTCGTCGCGGACATCTCGCGCCGCAAGGAAGAGCCCGAGTGGATGCTCGCCAACCGCATGAAGGGCTACGAGCTCTTCGGCAAGAAGCCCATGCCGACATGGGGCGCCGATCTCTCCGGCATCGACTTCGACAACATCAAGTACTTCGTGCGCTCCACCGAGAAGCAGGCCCAGACGTGGGAGGACCTGCCCGACGACATCAAGAACACGTACGAGCGGCTCGGCATCCCCGAGGCGGAGCGCCAGCGCCTCGTCTCCGGCGTCGCCGCCCAGTACGAGTCCGAGGTCGTGTTCCACTCCATCCAGAAGGAGCTCGAGGACCAGGGCGTCATCTTCATGGACACCGACACGGCGCTGCGCGAGCACCCGGAGCTGTTCAAGGAGTACTTCGGCACCGTCATCCCCGCGGGCGACAACAAGTTCGCGGCGCTGAACACGGCCGTCTGGTCCGGCGGATCGTTCGTGTACGTGCCCAAGGGCGTGCATGTCGAGATCCCGCTGCAGGCGTACTTCCGCATCAACACCGAGAACATGGGCCAGTTCGAGCGGACGCTGATCATCGCGGACGAGGGCAGCTACGTCCACTACATCGAGGGCTGCACCGCGCCCATCTACAAGTCCGACTCGCTGCACTCCGCGGTCGTCGAGATCATCGTGAAGAAGGACGCCCGCGTCCGCTACACGACCATCCAGAACTGGTCGAACAACGTCTACAACCTCGTCACCAAGCGCGCCACTGCGGCCGAGGGCGCGACCATGGAGTGGATCGACGGCAACATCGGCTCCAAGGTCACGATGAAGTACCCCTCCATCTACCTCATGGGCGAGCGCGCCAAGGGCGAGACCCTCTCGGTCGCCTTCGCGGGCCCCGGCCAGCACCAGGACGCCGGCGCGAAGATGGTGCACATGGCGCCGTACACGCAGTCGTCGATCGTCTCGAAGTCGATCGCGCGCGGCGGCGGCCGGGCCGGCTACCGCGGCGAGATCCGCGTGGACGCGGCGGCGCACCACTCCGCCAACACCGTCCGCTGCGACGCCCTGCTGGTCGACACCATCTCCCGCTCCGACACGTACCCCACGATCGACATCCGCGTCGACGACGTCCAGCTCGGGCACGAGGCCACGGTCTCGCGCGTCAGCGAGGAGCAGCTGTTCTACCTGATGAGCCGGGGCATGCCCGAGGACGAGGCCATGGCCATGATCGTCCGCGGCTTCATCGAGCCCATCGCCCGAGAGCTGCCCATGGAGTACGCGCTCGAACTCAACAAGCTCATCGAGATGGGCATGGAAGGATCCGTCGGCTAG
- a CDS encoding COX15/CtaA family protein: MLGQTLLVTRRLRERLPDGITRATRVLVWTTLVVQTLVVGTGGLVRLTGSGLGCPTWPRCTADSFVSTPEMGVHGIIEFGNRLLTFVLVIVAIATFLAVLRLRNRGRGLFSIALAIGLGIPAQGVIGGITVLTGLNPYIVGLHFVVSVVLVVLSTVLVWRTYHPLDEAERSVPSSFLVLARITAVVVGVTILVGIVVTGSGPHAGDQGAARNGLDPELLQHVHSWPAYTTFGLTIALVVIAARNRWTALSRWTRVLLAVELVQIAVGLIQARTGLPEFLVGLHMVLACLLASAMTATLLSTTRRADVIRLTPAEVRRSAHVG, from the coding sequence GTGCTAGGTCAGACCCTCCTGGTCACGAGGCGGCTGCGGGAGCGGCTGCCTGACGGGATCACGCGGGCCACGCGCGTCCTGGTCTGGACCACGCTCGTCGTGCAGACGCTCGTGGTCGGCACGGGCGGGCTCGTCCGGCTCACAGGCTCCGGGCTCGGCTGCCCCACCTGGCCGAGGTGCACCGCCGACTCCTTCGTCTCGACGCCCGAGATGGGCGTGCACGGGATCATCGAGTTCGGCAACCGCCTGCTCACCTTCGTGCTGGTGATCGTGGCGATCGCCACGTTCCTCGCCGTGCTCCGGCTCCGGAACCGCGGACGCGGGCTCTTCTCGATCGCGCTCGCCATCGGCCTCGGCATCCCCGCGCAGGGCGTCATCGGCGGCATCACGGTGCTCACGGGGCTGAACCCGTACATCGTGGGCCTGCACTTCGTCGTGTCGGTGGTCCTCGTCGTGCTGTCCACCGTGCTGGTGTGGCGCACCTACCACCCGCTCGACGAGGCCGAGCGCTCGGTCCCGTCCTCCTTCCTGGTCCTCGCTCGGATCACCGCCGTGGTCGTGGGCGTCACGATCCTGGTCGGCATCGTCGTCACCGGATCCGGCCCCCACGCCGGCGACCAGGGGGCGGCGCGCAACGGGCTCGACCCGGAGCTGCTGCAGCACGTCCACAGCTGGCCGGCCTACACAACCTTCGGCCTCACGATCGCCCTCGTGGTCATCGCGGCGCGCAACAGGTGGACGGCCCTCTCGCGCTGGACCCGGGTGCTGCTCGCGGTCGAGCTCGTGCAGATCGCCGTCGGCCTCATCCAGGCGCGGACGGGACTCCCCGAGTTCCTCGTGGGGCTGCACATGGTCCTGGCCTGCCTGCTGGCGTCCGCGATGACCGCCACGCTGCTGAGCACGACGCGACGCGCGGACGTGATCCGTCTCACGCCCGCGGAGGTGCGGCGCTCCGCCCACGTGGGGTGA
- a CDS encoding heme o synthase has translation MNVAVQSRVDRETIGVARKTKAYVALTKPRVIELLLVTTAPVMILAQGGWPNPWLILGVLVGGTLSAGSANAFNCYIDRDIDRVMKRTQRRPLVTGELSDREALVFAWIIGVASILWLGVISNWLAAALSLAAILFYVFVYTLWLKRRTPQNIVWGGAAGCMPVLIGWAAVTGDISWAPVILFMIVFLWTPPHYWPLSMKYRDDYASVNVPMLAVVRGRAAVGLQTILYAWATLACSLLLIPVAGMGLVYTLAALAGGGWFVYETHRLYDLAVRHEPIKPMRVFHASISYLSLLFLAVGIDPLLPF, from the coding sequence ATGAACGTTGCGGTGCAGAGTCGGGTCGATCGGGAGACGATCGGCGTGGCGAGGAAGACCAAGGCGTACGTCGCACTGACGAAGCCGCGGGTGATCGAGCTCCTGCTCGTGACCACGGCGCCCGTCATGATCCTCGCGCAGGGCGGGTGGCCGAACCCCTGGCTTATCCTCGGCGTCCTCGTCGGCGGCACGCTCAGCGCGGGCAGCGCCAACGCGTTCAACTGCTACATCGACCGCGACATCGACCGCGTCATGAAGCGCACGCAGCGCCGTCCCCTCGTGACGGGGGAGCTGTCGGACCGCGAGGCCCTCGTCTTCGCCTGGATAATCGGCGTCGCGAGCATCCTGTGGCTCGGCGTCATCTCCAACTGGCTGGCCGCGGCGCTCTCGCTCGCCGCCATCCTCTTCTACGTCTTCGTCTACACGCTGTGGCTCAAGCGCCGCACCCCGCAGAACATCGTCTGGGGCGGGGCCGCCGGATGCATGCCCGTGCTGATCGGCTGGGCCGCCGTCACGGGCGACATCTCCTGGGCGCCCGTGATCCTCTTCATGATCGTGTTCCTCTGGACGCCGCCGCACTACTGGCCGCTGTCCATGAAGTACCGCGACGACTACGCCTCGGTCAACGTCCCCATGCTCGCCGTCGTCCGCGGCCGCGCCGCCGTGGGCCTGCAGACCATCCTCTACGCGTGGGCCACGCTCGCCTGCTCGCTGCTGCTCATCCCGGTCGCCGGCATGGGCCTCGTGTACACGCTCGCCGCGCTGGCGGGCGGCGGCTGGTTCGTCTACGAGACGCACCGCCTGTACGACCTCGCGGTGCGCCACGAGCCCATCAAGCCGATGCGCGTGTTCCACGCGTCCATCTCGTACCTCTCGCTGCTGTTCCTCGCGGTCGGCATCGACCCGCTGCTGCCCTTCTGA
- the tkt gene encoding transketolase: protein MAALQWDPIDSKAVDTARMLAADAVEKVGNGHPGTAMSLAPAAYLLFQKVMRRDPSDSTWIGRDRFILSVGHSSLTQYTQFFLGGYGLEIEDLQALRTWDSKTPGHPEYGHTDGVEITTGPLGQGLASSVGFAYAARYERGLFDPETPAGESPFDHFVYVIAGDGDMQEGITSEASSLAGHQELGNLIAIYDSNQISIEDDTDIAFTEDVAARYEAYGWHVQHVDWKKTGEYVEDVQELFDAVEAAKAETRKPSLIILKTIIGWPSPKKQNSGKIHGSALGAEELAAVKQVVGFDPEKSFEVPDGVLEHTRQAVERGQQQHREWDEKLAAWAEANPERKTLLDRVLAGDAPEGLEEGLPVFPAGKDVSTRAASGKVINAIAEVMPELWGGSADLAESNNTTIESAPSFVPAERSTDMWKGDPYGRVLHFGIREHAMGAILNGIVLHGNTRPFGGTFLIFSDYMRPAVRLAALMKAPSIFVWTHDSVALGGDGPTHQPVEQLASLRAIPGLDVIRPADANETAQAWKTILTRRMGPAGLALSRQNLPVLERGAGDATATEFASAAGVAKGAYILADTEGTPDVILIATGSEVQFAVEAREALAADGVKARVVSAPSLEWFEEQDAEYKEHVLPEAVAARVSVEAGISLSWKQYVGHHGRSISIEHFGASAEYEVLYREFGITTEAVVKAAKESIASL, encoded by the coding sequence GTGGCAGCATTGCAATGGGACCCCATCGACAGCAAGGCGGTCGACACCGCACGAATGCTCGCCGCGGACGCGGTGGAGAAGGTCGGAAACGGTCACCCCGGCACCGCCATGAGCCTGGCCCCGGCGGCCTACCTCCTGTTCCAGAAGGTCATGCGCCGCGACCCGTCCGACAGCACCTGGATCGGTCGTGACCGGTTCATCCTCTCGGTGGGCCACAGCTCGCTCACGCAGTACACGCAGTTCTTCCTCGGCGGCTACGGCCTCGAGATCGAGGACCTCCAGGCCCTCCGCACGTGGGACTCCAAGACCCCGGGTCACCCCGAGTACGGCCACACCGACGGCGTCGAGATCACCACCGGCCCCCTCGGCCAGGGCCTCGCCTCGTCCGTCGGCTTCGCCTACGCCGCCCGCTACGAGCGCGGCCTGTTCGACCCGGAGACGCCCGCGGGCGAGAGCCCCTTCGACCACTTCGTGTACGTGATCGCCGGCGACGGCGACATGCAGGAGGGCATCACCTCCGAGGCCTCCTCCCTCGCGGGGCACCAGGAGCTCGGCAACCTCATCGCGATCTACGACAGCAACCAGATCTCGATCGAGGACGACACCGACATCGCCTTCACCGAGGACGTCGCCGCGCGCTACGAGGCCTACGGCTGGCACGTGCAGCACGTCGACTGGAAGAAGACCGGCGAGTACGTCGAGGACGTCCAGGAGCTGTTCGACGCCGTCGAGGCCGCCAAGGCCGAGACGCGCAAGCCGTCGCTCATCATCCTCAAGACGATCATCGGCTGGCCGTCTCCGAAGAAGCAGAACTCGGGCAAGATCCACGGCTCGGCGCTCGGCGCCGAGGAGCTCGCGGCCGTCAAGCAGGTCGTCGGCTTCGATCCCGAGAAGAGCTTCGAGGTGCCGGACGGCGTCCTCGAGCACACCCGCCAGGCCGTCGAGCGCGGCCAGCAGCAGCACCGCGAGTGGGACGAGAAGCTCGCTGCGTGGGCCGAGGCGAACCCCGAGCGCAAGACGCTGCTCGACCGCGTCCTCGCCGGCGACGCCCCCGAGGGCCTCGAGGAGGGGCTCCCCGTGTTCCCCGCGGGCAAGGACGTCTCGACGCGCGCCGCGTCCGGCAAGGTCATCAACGCCATCGCCGAGGTCATGCCCGAGCTGTGGGGCGGCTCCGCCGACCTCGCCGAGTCGAACAACACGACCATCGAGTCGGCGCCGTCCTTCGTGCCCGCCGAGCGCTCCACCGACATGTGGAAGGGCGACCCGTACGGCCGCGTCCTCCACTTCGGCATCCGCGAGCACGCCATGGGCGCGATCCTCAACGGCATCGTCCTGCACGGCAACACGCGCCCCTTCGGCGGCACGTTCCTCATCTTCAGCGACTACATGCGCCCGGCGGTCCGTCTCGCCGCGCTCATGAAGGCGCCGTCGATCTTCGTCTGGACGCACGACTCCGTCGCCCTCGGCGGCGACGGCCCGACGCACCAGCCGGTGGAGCAGCTCGCCAGCCTCCGCGCCATCCCGGGCCTCGACGTCATCCGCCCCGCGGACGCCAACGAGACCGCGCAGGCGTGGAAGACGATCCTCACGCGTCGCATGGGCCCCGCGGGCCTGGCGCTCTCGCGCCAGAACCTCCCGGTCCTGGAGCGCGGCGCGGGCGACGCGACGGCCACCGAGTTCGCCTCGGCCGCCGGAGTGGCCAAGGGCGCGTACATTCTGGCCGACACCGAGGGCACGCCCGACGTGATCCTCATCGCCACGGGCTCCGAGGTCCAGTTCGCCGTCGAGGCGCGCGAGGCCCTCGCCGCGGACGGCGTGAAGGCGCGCGTCGTCAGCGCCCCGAGCCTCGAGTGGTTCGAGGAGCAGGACGCCGAGTACAAGGAGCACGTGCTCCCCGAGGCGGTCGCCGCGCGCGTCTCCGTCGAGGCGGGCATCTCGCTCTCCTGGAAGCAGTACGTCGGGCACCACGGCCGCAGCATCTCGATCGAGCACTTCGGCGCCAGCGCCGAGTACGAGGTCCTGTACCGCGAGTTCGGCATCACCACGGAGGCCGTCGTGAAGGCGGCCAAGGAGTCCATCGCCTCCCTCTAG
- the tal gene encoding transaldolase, which yields MTDTTSPTAQLSAAGVSIWLDDLSRERIDAKGIEKVIAERDVVGITTNPTIFASALAKGEAYDAQVRKLAADGADVDRAVFEITTRDVGEAARIFRPVYDRTAGFDGRVSIEVSPDFANDTQATIDEAHKLWDKIAEPNVMIKIPATREGLEAITEVIGAGISVNVTLIFSLERYREVINAYLTGLEKAKAAGIDLSTIHSVASFFVSRVDTEIDKRLDAVGTDEATALKSKAGVANAQLAYQAFEQSFASERAQGLLGAGANKQRPLWASTGVKSPDLPDTLYVTQLVAADVVNTMPEKTLDATFDHGVIEGDTITGSYDAANEVLNQVDALGISYKEVTELLEKEGVEKFKVSWSELIETVTTALDGAK from the coding sequence ATGACCGACACCACTTCCCCCACCGCGCAGCTCTCCGCCGCGGGCGTCAGCATCTGGCTCGACGACCTCTCCCGCGAGCGCATCGATGCCAAGGGCATCGAGAAGGTGATCGCCGAGCGCGACGTCGTCGGCATCACGACGAACCCCACCATCTTCGCGTCGGCCCTCGCCAAGGGCGAGGCGTACGACGCCCAGGTCCGCAAGCTCGCGGCCGACGGCGCCGACGTCGACCGCGCGGTCTTCGAGATCACCACCCGCGACGTCGGCGAGGCCGCGCGCATCTTCCGCCCCGTGTACGACCGCACCGCCGGCTTCGACGGGCGTGTCTCCATCGAGGTCTCCCCCGACTTCGCGAACGACACGCAGGCGACCATCGACGAGGCCCACAAGCTGTGGGACAAGATTGCCGAGCCCAACGTCATGATCAAGATCCCCGCGACCCGCGAGGGCCTCGAGGCCATCACCGAGGTCATCGGCGCCGGCATCAGCGTCAACGTCACCCTGATCTTCTCGCTCGAGCGCTACCGCGAGGTCATCAACGCGTACCTCACCGGCCTCGAGAAGGCCAAGGCGGCGGGCATCGATCTGTCGACCATCCACTCGGTCGCGTCCTTCTTCGTGTCGCGCGTCGACACCGAGATCGACAAGCGCCTCGACGCCGTCGGCACCGACGAGGCCACCGCGCTCAAGAGCAAGGCCGGCGTCGCCAACGCGCAGCTCGCCTACCAGGCCTTCGAGCAGTCCTTCGCCTCCGAGCGGGCCCAGGGCCTCCTCGGCGCCGGCGCCAACAAGCAGCGTCCCCTCTGGGCCTCGACCGGCGTCAAGAGCCCCGACCTGCCCGACACGCTCTACGTGACGCAGCTCGTCGCCGCGGACGTCGTCAACACGATGCCGGAGAAGACGCTGGACGCGACGTTCGACCACGGCGTCATCGAGGGCGACACCATCACGGGCTCGTACGACGCCGCGAACGAGGTCCTCAACCAGGTCGACGCGCTCGGCATCTCCTACAAGGAGGTCACCGAGCTCCTCGAGAAGGAGGGCGTCGAGAAGTTCAAGGTGTCGTGGAGCGAGCTCATCGAGACCGTCACGACCGCCCTGGACGGCGCCAAGTGA
- the zwf gene encoding glucose-6-phosphate dehydrogenase: MSPVDITPEFNPLRIPSDRRLNRIAGPSSLIIFGVTGDLSRKKLMPAVYDLANRGLLPPGFALIGFARRDWEDQDFEQVVYEAVKQYSRTKFDEDVWRQLAQGIRFVQGTFDDDEAFQTLKDITEELDRERGTMGNHAFYLSIPPKSFPLVTEQLRRSGLADQKEGHWRRVVIEKPFGSDLTTARELNAVVESVFPPDSVFRIDHYLGKETVQNILALRFANQLYEPLWNANYVDHVQITMAEDIGVGGRAGYYDGIGAARDVIQNHLLQLLALTAMEEPVAFDASSLRDEKEKVLSAVRLPKDLSTATARGQYAGGWQGGEEVVGFLDEDGMDPESLTETYAAMRLDINTRRWSGVPFYLRAGKRLGRRVTEIAVVFKRAPQNLFAEDQTSALGQNALVIRVQPDEGVTIRFGSKVPGAGMQVRDVTMDFGYGHAFTEASPEAYERLILDVLLGDPPLFPRHQEVELSWKILDPIEEFWRTQGQPEQYRPGTWGPASADELLARDGRTWRRP; encoded by the coding sequence ATGTCGCCGGTGGATATCACCCCGGAATTCAATCCACTGCGGATCCCGTCGGACAGACGGCTGAACCGCATCGCGGGGCCGAGCAGCCTCATCATCTTCGGCGTGACGGGTGACCTGTCGCGCAAGAAGCTGATGCCGGCCGTCTACGACCTCGCCAACCGGGGGCTCCTGCCCCCCGGCTTCGCGCTCATCGGCTTCGCCCGGAGGGACTGGGAGGACCAGGACTTCGAGCAGGTCGTGTACGAGGCCGTCAAGCAGTACTCGCGCACCAAGTTCGACGAGGACGTCTGGCGCCAGCTGGCGCAGGGCATCCGCTTCGTGCAAGGCACCTTCGACGACGACGAGGCGTTCCAGACGCTGAAGGACATCACGGAGGAGCTCGACCGCGAGCGGGGCACGATGGGGAACCACGCGTTCTACCTGTCGATCCCGCCGAAGTCCTTCCCGCTGGTCACCGAGCAGCTCCGCCGCTCGGGCCTCGCAGACCAGAAGGAGGGCCACTGGCGCCGCGTCGTCATCGAGAAGCCCTTCGGGAGCGACCTCACGACGGCCCGCGAGCTCAACGCCGTCGTCGAGTCGGTCTTCCCGCCGGACTCGGTGTTCCGCATCGACCACTACCTGGGCAAGGAGACGGTCCAGAACATCCTGGCGCTGCGCTTCGCGAACCAGCTCTACGAGCCCCTGTGGAACGCCAACTACGTGGACCACGTGCAGATCACCATGGCCGAGGACATCGGCGTGGGCGGCCGTGCCGGCTACTACGACGGCATCGGCGCGGCGCGCGACGTGATCCAGAACCACCTCCTGCAGCTCCTCGCCCTCACTGCCATGGAGGAACCCGTCGCGTTCGACGCGTCGAGCCTCCGGGACGAGAAGGAGAAGGTGCTGTCCGCGGTCCGCCTGCCGAAGGACCTGTCCACCGCCACGGCGCGCGGGCAGTACGCCGGCGGCTGGCAGGGCGGCGAGGAGGTCGTGGGCTTCCTCGACGAGGACGGCATGGACCCCGAGTCCCTGACGGAGACCTACGCCGCCATGCGCCTCGACATCAACACGCGCCGCTGGTCGGGCGTGCCGTTCTACCTGCGGGCGGGCAAGCGCCTCGGTCGCCGCGTGACGGAGATCGCGGTCGTGTTCAAGCGCGCTCCGCAGAACCTGTTCGCGGAGGACCAGACGTCGGCCCTCGGCCAGAACGCGCTCGTGATCCGGGTGCAGCCCGACGAGGGCGTCACCATCCGCTTCGGCTCGAAGGTGCCGGGCGCGGGGATGCAGGTGCGCGACGTCACCATGGACTTCGGCTACGGCCACGCCTTCACGGAGGCGAGCCCGGAGGCGTACGAGCGGCTCATCCTCGATGTGCTGCTCGGCGACCCGCCGCTCTTCCCCCGTCACCAGGAGGTCGAGCTCAGCTGGAAGATCCTGGACCCCATCGAAGAATTCTGGCGCACGCAGGGCCAGCCCGAGCAGTACCGTCCGGGCACCTGGGGGCCGGCCTCGGCCGACGAGCTCCTCGCCCGCGACGGACGGACCTGGAGGCGGCCATGA
- a CDS encoding glucose-6-phosphate dehydrogenase assembly protein OpcA yields MRVDLPNTTTAKISKALVKIREEGGAVALGRVLTLVISTSLGSEEEAIEAANDASREHPMRVIVISTERGAAAETTTEKARVDAEIRVGGDAGASEVVVLRVYGAAAEDEESLVTGLLLPDAPVVAWWPHDAPAVVSQSPLGRIAQRRITDSSTSSNPRVALQHLAATYAPGDTDFAWTRLTLWRALLAAVLDQPPYEPVTQVEVSGAADSPSTVLLAAWLGLQLQVPVLHEVTTRATGSSGIHGVRLHRASGVIDLDRPIANVATLKQPNQPTHDVSLPRRSLRDCLAEELRRLDPDALYGDVIRHGLERSTAGQGYITASTTARKDSGDR; encoded by the coding sequence ATGAGAGTCGATCTGCCGAACACCACCACCGCCAAGATCTCGAAGGCGCTCGTCAAGATCCGCGAGGAGGGCGGCGCCGTCGCCCTCGGCCGCGTCCTGACGCTCGTGATCTCCACCTCGCTCGGCAGCGAGGAGGAGGCCATCGAGGCCGCCAACGACGCGTCGCGCGAGCACCCCATGCGCGTCATCGTGATCTCCACCGAGCGCGGTGCTGCCGCGGAGACGACCACGGAGAAGGCGCGCGTCGACGCCGAGATCCGCGTGGGCGGCGACGCCGGCGCGAGCGAGGTCGTCGTGCTCCGCGTGTACGGCGCCGCCGCCGAGGACGAGGAGAGCCTGGTCACGGGCCTCCTCCTCCCCGACGCGCCCGTCGTCGCCTGGTGGCCGCACGACGCCCCCGCGGTCGTCAGCCAGTCGCCGCTCGGCCGCATCGCGCAGCGCCGCATCACGGACTCGTCCACGAGCAGCAACCCGCGCGTGGCCCTGCAGCACCTGGCCGCGACGTACGCCCCCGGCGACACGGACTTCGCCTGGACGCGCCTCACGCTCTGGCGCGCGCTGCTCGCCGCGGTGCTCGACCAGCCGCCGTACGAGCCCGTCACGCAGGTGGAGGTGTCCGGCGCCGCCGACTCCCCCTCCACGGTGCTGCTCGCCGCATGGCTCGGTCTGCAGCTGCAGGTGCCCGTGCTGCACGAGGTCACCACCCGGGCGACCGGCTCGAGCGGGATCCACGGCGTGCGACTCCACCGCGCGTCCGGCGTCATCGACCTCGACCGGCCCATCGCCAACGTGGCGACGCTCAAGCAGCCGAACCAGCCGACGCACGATGTGAGCCTCCCCCGCCGGAGCCTCCGCGACTGCCTGGCCGAGGAGCTGCGGCGCCTCGACCCCGACGCGCTCTACGGCGACGTGATCCGTCACGGCCTCGAGCGCTCGACCGCGGGCCAGGGCTACATCACCGCGTCCACCACCGCACGGAAGGACTCGGGAGACCGTTGA